In the Nasonia vitripennis strain AsymCx unplaced genomic scaffold, Nvit_psr_1.1 unplaced0155, whole genome shotgun sequence genome, one interval contains:
- the LOC116418301 gene encoding uncharacterized protein LOC116418301 isoform X4 — protein MPTDCRVGSSLPTKMDDENCFNDQGTWYVVVFAENGEEKESVEAIPDFWILNNGEDAMWPPWTNDRKTIRAIASRKSPEDSWSICKLKKVYRDSVCDTYGEAAKKAEFAEDTSDLNGEYEKLVDPKNRKNLKRRALESSDDNGDDELETSSRKNIKQDEISTPFSTIASLHDVPTPPKQMLIDTQQKDNVEDIKQEEDNAHEPAQESDEDEQESKKQDAEVDKKANESEKQGHVGAGVHNFLSALDAVSEEDDMSQAAHDDTGPSNKPTEQSAGSNSDIESNVDHNENSRKKKKWTVPKKNNGTLIFPITPSKEFQSHLVKVKKIQQSNVNIEKLKLSISDRKNESTDRGSTASSARDNVNLKNPAPITSASTIINDDVQAPKGNNEGDKQDYATLGVGGFSSALDVLSNDPNLSKNQSTFSDVNDGQEVDFSEDEQRKDYSSRYSLNQRKKQSSGSNLKKKNANGNPVPRTSASTTISKDSNTNSKEKTPSKKIAAFDKSGILTVAQINSLSDRDLIVHSILLMQTILTNQIRKKVNEGTKTTRFEEKTNELFDIGILIKEKFPLRSKAQFDVFNNHLKTDNEFRMRFKKYFESLGENDGAAIARNILRLIITDNVGVLYSLKGQLEKERFDDKPFYHILEAAAMKCTVKNKVKDIRTAVGNWLKSSKGRIDARLESEAKKREQEKNENLENKGKNERKSRKRSKVDPILSEDDSYDEEDS, from the exons ATGCCTACAGAT TGCCGAGTCGGAAGTAGCCTGCCCACAAAAATGGACGACGAAAATTGTTTCAACGATCAAGGAACATGGTATGTAGTGGTTTTTGCGGAAAATGGTGAAGAAAAAGAGTCAGTTGAAGCCATTCCCGATTTTTGGATACTTAATAATGGAGAAGATGCTATGTGGCCACCATGGACAAATGATCGTAAAACAATAAGAGCCATCGCATCCCGCAAATCTCCTGAGGATAGTTGGTCTATttgcaaattgaagaaagttTACAGGGATTCTg TATGTGACACATATGGAGAAGCTGCCAAGAAAGCGGAATTTGCAGAGGATACGTCAGATTTAAATGGCGAATACGAGAAACTTGTAGATCCAAAAAATCGCAAAAACCTTAAAAGAAGGGCGCTAGAGTCTTCCGATGATAATGGCGATGACGAATTGGAGACAAGCAgcagaaaaaatatcaaacaGGATGAAATTTCAACACCATTTTCAACTATAGCATCCTTGCACGATGTGCCAACTCCACCAAAGCAAATGTTAATTG ATACACAACAAAAGGATAATGTAGAAGATATCAAACAGGAGGAAGATAATGCACATGAACCCGCACAGGAATCTGACGAAGATGAACAAGAGTCAAAGAAACAAG ATGCTGAAGTAGATAAAAAAGCTAATGAAAGCGAGAAGCAAGGGCATGTTGGAGCAGGAGTTCATAATTTCTTATCGGCATTAGACGCCGTAAGTGAAGAAGACGACATGTCACAAGCTGCACATGATGATACTGGACCTTCCAATAAACCTACAGAGCAGTCGGCAGGATCAAATTCCGACATAGAGAGTAATGTCGATCATAATGAAAAtagcaggaaaaaaaagaaatggacagtaccgaaaaaaaataatg GTACTCTAATTTTCCCGATAACACCATCAAAAGAGTTTCAATCCCATCTAGTCAAAGTTAAAAAGATTCAGCAGAGTAATGTAAatatcgaaaaattaaaattaagcaTCTCTGACCGGAAGAACGAGAGTACAGATAGAGGCTCTACGGCCAGTTCGGCAAGAGACAATGTAAATCTCAAAAATCCTGCACCGATTACATCTGCAAGTACTATTATTA ATGATGATGTGCAAGCACCTAAAGGAAATAATGAAGGCGATAAGCAAGATTATGCTACACTTGGAGTCGGTGGCTTCTCATCGGCACTAGACGTCTTAAGTAACGATCCGAATTTGTCGAAAAATCAATCGACGTTCAGCGATGTTAATGATGGGCAGGAAGTAGATTTTTCAGAAGATGAGCAAAGAAAAG ATTATTCAAGTAGATACTCCCTCAATCAACGTAAAAAGCAGTCGTCAggatcaaatttaaaaaaaaagaatgcaaACGGAAATCCTGTACCCCGTACATCTGCAAGTACTACTATTA GCAAGGATTCAAATACAAATAGTAAAGAAAAAACTCCGAGCAAGAAAATTGCAGCATTTGACAAAAGTG gGATACTAACAGTGGCTCAAATCAATAGTTTGTCTGACAGGGACTTAATCGTTCATTCAATAT TGCTGATGCAGACGATTCTAACAAATCAGAtcagaaaaaaagttaacgaAGGTACGAAGACTACGCGCTTTGAGGAGAAAACAAATGAATTATTTGATATAGGAATACTGATCAAAGAGAAATTTCCTTTGCGCTCAAAGGCACAGTTTGATGTATTCAACAATCATTTGAAGACCGACAATGAATTCAGAATGAGATTT AAAAAATACTTCGAGTCACTAGGCGAAAATGATGGTGCTGCAATTGCGCGTAACATCCTCAGATTAATTATAACTGATAACGTAGGAGTTTTATATAGTCTAAAAGGCCAgttagagaaagagagatttgATGACAAACCGTTCTACCATATTTTAGAGG ctGCTGCTATGAAATGCACtgtgaaaaataaagtgaagGACATTCGAACAGCCGTTGGCAATTGGCTAAAATCAAGTAAAGGAAGAATAGACGCAAG GCTGGAAAGtgaagcgaaaaaaagagaacaaGAAAAGAACGAAAACCTCGAGAATAAAGGaaaaaacgaaagaaaatCAAGAAAACGAAG caAAGTTGACCCGATTTTAAGCGAAGATGACTCATATGATGAAGAGGACTCATAA
- the LOC116418301 gene encoding uncharacterized protein LOC116418301 isoform X2: protein MPTDCRVGSSLPTKMDDENCFNDQGTWYVVVFAENGEEKESVEAIPDFWILNNGEDAMWPPWTNDRKTIRAIASRKSPEDSWSICKLKKVYRDSVCDTYGEAAKKAEFAEDTSDLNGEYEKLVDPKNRKNLKRRALESSDDNGDDELETSSRKNIKQDEISTPFSTIASLHDVPTPPKQMLIDTQQKDNVEDIKQEEDNAHEPAQESDEDEQESKKQADAEVDKKANESEKQGHVGAGVHNFLSALDAVSEEDDMSQAAHDDTGPSNKPTEQSAGSNSDIESNVDHNENSRKKKKWTVPKKNNGTLIFPITPSKEFQSHLVKVKKIQQSNVNIEKLKLSISDRKNESTDRGSTASSARDNVNLKNPAPITSASTIINDDVQAPKGNNEGDKQDYATLGVGGFSSALDVLSNDPNLSKNQSTFSDVNDGQEVDFSEDEQRKDYSSRYSLNQRKKQSSGSNLKKKNANGNPVPRTSASTTISKDSNTNSKEKTPSKKIAAFDKSGILTVAQINSLSDRDLIVHSILLMQTILTNQIRKKVNEGTKTTRFEEKTNELFDIGILIKEKFPLRSKAQFDVFNNHLKTDNEFRMRFKKYFESLGENDGAAIARNILRLIITDNVGVLYSLKGQLEKERFDDKPFYHILEAAAMKCTVKNKVKDIRTAVGNWLKSSKGRIDARLESEAKKREQEKNENLENKGKNERKSRKRSKVDPILSEDDSYDEEDS from the exons ATGCCTACAGAT TGCCGAGTCGGAAGTAGCCTGCCCACAAAAATGGACGACGAAAATTGTTTCAACGATCAAGGAACATGGTATGTAGTGGTTTTTGCGGAAAATGGTGAAGAAAAAGAGTCAGTTGAAGCCATTCCCGATTTTTGGATACTTAATAATGGAGAAGATGCTATGTGGCCACCATGGACAAATGATCGTAAAACAATAAGAGCCATCGCATCCCGCAAATCTCCTGAGGATAGTTGGTCTATttgcaaattgaagaaagttTACAGGGATTCTg TATGTGACACATATGGAGAAGCTGCCAAGAAAGCGGAATTTGCAGAGGATACGTCAGATTTAAATGGCGAATACGAGAAACTTGTAGATCCAAAAAATCGCAAAAACCTTAAAAGAAGGGCGCTAGAGTCTTCCGATGATAATGGCGATGACGAATTGGAGACAAGCAgcagaaaaaatatcaaacaGGATGAAATTTCAACACCATTTTCAACTATAGCATCCTTGCACGATGTGCCAACTCCACCAAAGCAAATGTTAATTG ATACACAACAAAAGGATAATGTAGAAGATATCAAACAGGAGGAAGATAATGCACATGAACCCGCACAGGAATCTGACGAAGATGAACAAGAGTCAAAGAAACAAG CAGATGCTGAAGTAGATAAAAAAGCTAATGAAAGCGAGAAGCAAGGGCATGTTGGAGCAGGAGTTCATAATTTCTTATCGGCATTAGACGCCGTAAGTGAAGAAGACGACATGTCACAAGCTGCACATGATGATACTGGACCTTCCAATAAACCTACAGAGCAGTCGGCAGGATCAAATTCCGACATAGAGAGTAATGTCGATCATAATGAAAAtagcaggaaaaaaaagaaatggacagtaccgaaaaaaaataatg GTACTCTAATTTTCCCGATAACACCATCAAAAGAGTTTCAATCCCATCTAGTCAAAGTTAAAAAGATTCAGCAGAGTAATGTAAatatcgaaaaattaaaattaagcaTCTCTGACCGGAAGAACGAGAGTACAGATAGAGGCTCTACGGCCAGTTCGGCAAGAGACAATGTAAATCTCAAAAATCCTGCACCGATTACATCTGCAAGTACTATTATTA ATGATGATGTGCAAGCACCTAAAGGAAATAATGAAGGCGATAAGCAAGATTATGCTACACTTGGAGTCGGTGGCTTCTCATCGGCACTAGACGTCTTAAGTAACGATCCGAATTTGTCGAAAAATCAATCGACGTTCAGCGATGTTAATGATGGGCAGGAAGTAGATTTTTCAGAAGATGAGCAAAGAAAAG ATTATTCAAGTAGATACTCCCTCAATCAACGTAAAAAGCAGTCGTCAggatcaaatttaaaaaaaaagaatgcaaACGGAAATCCTGTACCCCGTACATCTGCAAGTACTACTATTA GCAAGGATTCAAATACAAATAGTAAAGAAAAAACTCCGAGCAAGAAAATTGCAGCATTTGACAAAAGTG gGATACTAACAGTGGCTCAAATCAATAGTTTGTCTGACAGGGACTTAATCGTTCATTCAATAT TGCTGATGCAGACGATTCTAACAAATCAGAtcagaaaaaaagttaacgaAGGTACGAAGACTACGCGCTTTGAGGAGAAAACAAATGAATTATTTGATATAGGAATACTGATCAAAGAGAAATTTCCTTTGCGCTCAAAGGCACAGTTTGATGTATTCAACAATCATTTGAAGACCGACAATGAATTCAGAATGAGATTT AAAAAATACTTCGAGTCACTAGGCGAAAATGATGGTGCTGCAATTGCGCGTAACATCCTCAGATTAATTATAACTGATAACGTAGGAGTTTTATATAGTCTAAAAGGCCAgttagagaaagagagatttgATGACAAACCGTTCTACCATATTTTAGAGG ctGCTGCTATGAAATGCACtgtgaaaaataaagtgaagGACATTCGAACAGCCGTTGGCAATTGGCTAAAATCAAGTAAAGGAAGAATAGACGCAAG GCTGGAAAGtgaagcgaaaaaaagagaacaaGAAAAGAACGAAAACCTCGAGAATAAAGGaaaaaacgaaagaaaatCAAGAAAACGAAG caAAGTTGACCCGATTTTAAGCGAAGATGACTCATATGATGAAGAGGACTCATAA
- the LOC116418301 gene encoding uncharacterized protein LOC116418301 isoform X1: MPTDCRVGSSLPTKMDDENCFNDQGTWYVVVFAENGEEKESVEAIPDFWILNNGEDAMWPPWTNDRKTIRAIASRKSPEDSWSICKLKKVYRDSVCDTYGEAAKKAEFAEDTSDLNGEYEKLVDPKNRKNLKRRALESSDDNGDDELETSSRKNIKQDEISTPFSTIASLHDVPTPPKQMLIDTQQKDNVEDIKQEEDNAHEPAQESDEDEQESKKQADAEVDKKANESEKQGHVGAGVHNFLSALDAVSEEDDMSQAAHDDTGPSNKPTEQSAGSNSDIESNVDHNENSRKKKKWTVPKKNNAGTLIFPITPSKEFQSHLVKVKKIQQSNVNIEKLKLSISDRKNESTDRGSTASSARDNVNLKNPAPITSASTIINDDVQAPKGNNEGDKQDYATLGVGGFSSALDVLSNDPNLSKNQSTFSDVNDGQEVDFSEDEQRKDYSSRYSLNQRKKQSSGSNLKKKNANGNPVPRTSASTTISKDSNTNSKEKTPSKKIAAFDKSGILTVAQINSLSDRDLIVHSILLMQTILTNQIRKKVNEGTKTTRFEEKTNELFDIGILIKEKFPLRSKAQFDVFNNHLKTDNEFRMRFKKYFESLGENDGAAIARNILRLIITDNVGVLYSLKGQLEKERFDDKPFYHILEAAAMKCTVKNKVKDIRTAVGNWLKSSKGRIDARLESEAKKREQEKNENLENKGKNERKSRKRSKVDPILSEDDSYDEEDS, from the exons ATGCCTACAGAT TGCCGAGTCGGAAGTAGCCTGCCCACAAAAATGGACGACGAAAATTGTTTCAACGATCAAGGAACATGGTATGTAGTGGTTTTTGCGGAAAATGGTGAAGAAAAAGAGTCAGTTGAAGCCATTCCCGATTTTTGGATACTTAATAATGGAGAAGATGCTATGTGGCCACCATGGACAAATGATCGTAAAACAATAAGAGCCATCGCATCCCGCAAATCTCCTGAGGATAGTTGGTCTATttgcaaattgaagaaagttTACAGGGATTCTg TATGTGACACATATGGAGAAGCTGCCAAGAAAGCGGAATTTGCAGAGGATACGTCAGATTTAAATGGCGAATACGAGAAACTTGTAGATCCAAAAAATCGCAAAAACCTTAAAAGAAGGGCGCTAGAGTCTTCCGATGATAATGGCGATGACGAATTGGAGACAAGCAgcagaaaaaatatcaaacaGGATGAAATTTCAACACCATTTTCAACTATAGCATCCTTGCACGATGTGCCAACTCCACCAAAGCAAATGTTAATTG ATACACAACAAAAGGATAATGTAGAAGATATCAAACAGGAGGAAGATAATGCACATGAACCCGCACAGGAATCTGACGAAGATGAACAAGAGTCAAAGAAACAAG CAGATGCTGAAGTAGATAAAAAAGCTAATGAAAGCGAGAAGCAAGGGCATGTTGGAGCAGGAGTTCATAATTTCTTATCGGCATTAGACGCCGTAAGTGAAGAAGACGACATGTCACAAGCTGCACATGATGATACTGGACCTTCCAATAAACCTACAGAGCAGTCGGCAGGATCAAATTCCGACATAGAGAGTAATGTCGATCATAATGAAAAtagcaggaaaaaaaagaaatggacagtaccgaaaaaaaataatg CAGGTACTCTAATTTTCCCGATAACACCATCAAAAGAGTTTCAATCCCATCTAGTCAAAGTTAAAAAGATTCAGCAGAGTAATGTAAatatcgaaaaattaaaattaagcaTCTCTGACCGGAAGAACGAGAGTACAGATAGAGGCTCTACGGCCAGTTCGGCAAGAGACAATGTAAATCTCAAAAATCCTGCACCGATTACATCTGCAAGTACTATTATTA ATGATGATGTGCAAGCACCTAAAGGAAATAATGAAGGCGATAAGCAAGATTATGCTACACTTGGAGTCGGTGGCTTCTCATCGGCACTAGACGTCTTAAGTAACGATCCGAATTTGTCGAAAAATCAATCGACGTTCAGCGATGTTAATGATGGGCAGGAAGTAGATTTTTCAGAAGATGAGCAAAGAAAAG ATTATTCAAGTAGATACTCCCTCAATCAACGTAAAAAGCAGTCGTCAggatcaaatttaaaaaaaaagaatgcaaACGGAAATCCTGTACCCCGTACATCTGCAAGTACTACTATTA GCAAGGATTCAAATACAAATAGTAAAGAAAAAACTCCGAGCAAGAAAATTGCAGCATTTGACAAAAGTG gGATACTAACAGTGGCTCAAATCAATAGTTTGTCTGACAGGGACTTAATCGTTCATTCAATAT TGCTGATGCAGACGATTCTAACAAATCAGAtcagaaaaaaagttaacgaAGGTACGAAGACTACGCGCTTTGAGGAGAAAACAAATGAATTATTTGATATAGGAATACTGATCAAAGAGAAATTTCCTTTGCGCTCAAAGGCACAGTTTGATGTATTCAACAATCATTTGAAGACCGACAATGAATTCAGAATGAGATTT AAAAAATACTTCGAGTCACTAGGCGAAAATGATGGTGCTGCAATTGCGCGTAACATCCTCAGATTAATTATAACTGATAACGTAGGAGTTTTATATAGTCTAAAAGGCCAgttagagaaagagagatttgATGACAAACCGTTCTACCATATTTTAGAGG ctGCTGCTATGAAATGCACtgtgaaaaataaagtgaagGACATTCGAACAGCCGTTGGCAATTGGCTAAAATCAAGTAAAGGAAGAATAGACGCAAG GCTGGAAAGtgaagcgaaaaaaagagaacaaGAAAAGAACGAAAACCTCGAGAATAAAGGaaaaaacgaaagaaaatCAAGAAAACGAAG caAAGTTGACCCGATTTTAAGCGAAGATGACTCATATGATGAAGAGGACTCATAA
- the LOC116418301 gene encoding uncharacterized protein LOC116418301 isoform X3 — MPTDCRVGSSLPTKMDDENCFNDQGTWYVVVFAENGEEKESVEAIPDFWILNNGEDAMWPPWTNDRKTIRAIASRKSPEDSWSICKLKKVYRDSVCDTYGEAAKKAEFAEDTSDLNGEYEKLVDPKNRKNLKRRALESSDDNGDDELETSSRKNIKQDEISTPFSTIASLHDVPTPPKQMLIDTQQKDNVEDIKQEEDNAHEPAQESDEDEQESKKQDAEVDKKANESEKQGHVGAGVHNFLSALDAVSEEDDMSQAAHDDTGPSNKPTEQSAGSNSDIESNVDHNENSRKKKKWTVPKKNNAGTLIFPITPSKEFQSHLVKVKKIQQSNVNIEKLKLSISDRKNESTDRGSTASSARDNVNLKNPAPITSASTIINDDVQAPKGNNEGDKQDYATLGVGGFSSALDVLSNDPNLSKNQSTFSDVNDGQEVDFSEDEQRKDYSSRYSLNQRKKQSSGSNLKKKNANGNPVPRTSASTTISKDSNTNSKEKTPSKKIAAFDKSGILTVAQINSLSDRDLIVHSILLMQTILTNQIRKKVNEGTKTTRFEEKTNELFDIGILIKEKFPLRSKAQFDVFNNHLKTDNEFRMRFKKYFESLGENDGAAIARNILRLIITDNVGVLYSLKGQLEKERFDDKPFYHILEAAAMKCTVKNKVKDIRTAVGNWLKSSKGRIDARLESEAKKREQEKNENLENKGKNERKSRKRSKVDPILSEDDSYDEEDS; from the exons ATGCCTACAGAT TGCCGAGTCGGAAGTAGCCTGCCCACAAAAATGGACGACGAAAATTGTTTCAACGATCAAGGAACATGGTATGTAGTGGTTTTTGCGGAAAATGGTGAAGAAAAAGAGTCAGTTGAAGCCATTCCCGATTTTTGGATACTTAATAATGGAGAAGATGCTATGTGGCCACCATGGACAAATGATCGTAAAACAATAAGAGCCATCGCATCCCGCAAATCTCCTGAGGATAGTTGGTCTATttgcaaattgaagaaagttTACAGGGATTCTg TATGTGACACATATGGAGAAGCTGCCAAGAAAGCGGAATTTGCAGAGGATACGTCAGATTTAAATGGCGAATACGAGAAACTTGTAGATCCAAAAAATCGCAAAAACCTTAAAAGAAGGGCGCTAGAGTCTTCCGATGATAATGGCGATGACGAATTGGAGACAAGCAgcagaaaaaatatcaaacaGGATGAAATTTCAACACCATTTTCAACTATAGCATCCTTGCACGATGTGCCAACTCCACCAAAGCAAATGTTAATTG ATACACAACAAAAGGATAATGTAGAAGATATCAAACAGGAGGAAGATAATGCACATGAACCCGCACAGGAATCTGACGAAGATGAACAAGAGTCAAAGAAACAAG ATGCTGAAGTAGATAAAAAAGCTAATGAAAGCGAGAAGCAAGGGCATGTTGGAGCAGGAGTTCATAATTTCTTATCGGCATTAGACGCCGTAAGTGAAGAAGACGACATGTCACAAGCTGCACATGATGATACTGGACCTTCCAATAAACCTACAGAGCAGTCGGCAGGATCAAATTCCGACATAGAGAGTAATGTCGATCATAATGAAAAtagcaggaaaaaaaagaaatggacagtaccgaaaaaaaataatg CAGGTACTCTAATTTTCCCGATAACACCATCAAAAGAGTTTCAATCCCATCTAGTCAAAGTTAAAAAGATTCAGCAGAGTAATGTAAatatcgaaaaattaaaattaagcaTCTCTGACCGGAAGAACGAGAGTACAGATAGAGGCTCTACGGCCAGTTCGGCAAGAGACAATGTAAATCTCAAAAATCCTGCACCGATTACATCTGCAAGTACTATTATTA ATGATGATGTGCAAGCACCTAAAGGAAATAATGAAGGCGATAAGCAAGATTATGCTACACTTGGAGTCGGTGGCTTCTCATCGGCACTAGACGTCTTAAGTAACGATCCGAATTTGTCGAAAAATCAATCGACGTTCAGCGATGTTAATGATGGGCAGGAAGTAGATTTTTCAGAAGATGAGCAAAGAAAAG ATTATTCAAGTAGATACTCCCTCAATCAACGTAAAAAGCAGTCGTCAggatcaaatttaaaaaaaaagaatgcaaACGGAAATCCTGTACCCCGTACATCTGCAAGTACTACTATTA GCAAGGATTCAAATACAAATAGTAAAGAAAAAACTCCGAGCAAGAAAATTGCAGCATTTGACAAAAGTG gGATACTAACAGTGGCTCAAATCAATAGTTTGTCTGACAGGGACTTAATCGTTCATTCAATAT TGCTGATGCAGACGATTCTAACAAATCAGAtcagaaaaaaagttaacgaAGGTACGAAGACTACGCGCTTTGAGGAGAAAACAAATGAATTATTTGATATAGGAATACTGATCAAAGAGAAATTTCCTTTGCGCTCAAAGGCACAGTTTGATGTATTCAACAATCATTTGAAGACCGACAATGAATTCAGAATGAGATTT AAAAAATACTTCGAGTCACTAGGCGAAAATGATGGTGCTGCAATTGCGCGTAACATCCTCAGATTAATTATAACTGATAACGTAGGAGTTTTATATAGTCTAAAAGGCCAgttagagaaagagagatttgATGACAAACCGTTCTACCATATTTTAGAGG ctGCTGCTATGAAATGCACtgtgaaaaataaagtgaagGACATTCGAACAGCCGTTGGCAATTGGCTAAAATCAAGTAAAGGAAGAATAGACGCAAG GCTGGAAAGtgaagcgaaaaaaagagaacaaGAAAAGAACGAAAACCTCGAGAATAAAGGaaaaaacgaaagaaaatCAAGAAAACGAAG caAAGTTGACCCGATTTTAAGCGAAGATGACTCATATGATGAAGAGGACTCATAA
- the LOC116418301 gene encoding uncharacterized protein LOC116418301 isoform X5, translating into MLIDTQQKDNVEDIKQEEDNAHEPAQESDEDEQESKKQADAEVDKKANESEKQGHVGAGVHNFLSALDAVSEEDDMSQAAHDDTGPSNKPTEQSAGSNSDIESNVDHNENSRKKKKWTVPKKNNAGTLIFPITPSKEFQSHLVKVKKIQQSNVNIEKLKLSISDRKNESTDRGSTASSARDNVNLKNPAPITSASTIINDDVQAPKGNNEGDKQDYATLGVGGFSSALDVLSNDPNLSKNQSTFSDVNDGQEVDFSEDEQRKDYSSRYSLNQRKKQSSGSNLKKKNANGNPVPRTSASTTISKDSNTNSKEKTPSKKIAAFDKSGILTVAQINSLSDRDLIVHSILLMQTILTNQIRKKVNEGTKTTRFEEKTNELFDIGILIKEKFPLRSKAQFDVFNNHLKTDNEFRMRFKKYFESLGENDGAAIARNILRLIITDNVGVLYSLKGQLEKERFDDKPFYHILEAAAMKCTVKNKVKDIRTAVGNWLKSSKGRIDARLESEAKKREQEKNENLENKGKNERKSRKRSKVDPILSEDDSYDEEDS; encoded by the exons ATGTTAATTG ATACACAACAAAAGGATAATGTAGAAGATATCAAACAGGAGGAAGATAATGCACATGAACCCGCACAGGAATCTGACGAAGATGAACAAGAGTCAAAGAAACAAG CAGATGCTGAAGTAGATAAAAAAGCTAATGAAAGCGAGAAGCAAGGGCATGTTGGAGCAGGAGTTCATAATTTCTTATCGGCATTAGACGCCGTAAGTGAAGAAGACGACATGTCACAAGCTGCACATGATGATACTGGACCTTCCAATAAACCTACAGAGCAGTCGGCAGGATCAAATTCCGACATAGAGAGTAATGTCGATCATAATGAAAAtagcaggaaaaaaaagaaatggacagtaccgaaaaaaaataatg CAGGTACTCTAATTTTCCCGATAACACCATCAAAAGAGTTTCAATCCCATCTAGTCAAAGTTAAAAAGATTCAGCAGAGTAATGTAAatatcgaaaaattaaaattaagcaTCTCTGACCGGAAGAACGAGAGTACAGATAGAGGCTCTACGGCCAGTTCGGCAAGAGACAATGTAAATCTCAAAAATCCTGCACCGATTACATCTGCAAGTACTATTATTA ATGATGATGTGCAAGCACCTAAAGGAAATAATGAAGGCGATAAGCAAGATTATGCTACACTTGGAGTCGGTGGCTTCTCATCGGCACTAGACGTCTTAAGTAACGATCCGAATTTGTCGAAAAATCAATCGACGTTCAGCGATGTTAATGATGGGCAGGAAGTAGATTTTTCAGAAGATGAGCAAAGAAAAG ATTATTCAAGTAGATACTCCCTCAATCAACGTAAAAAGCAGTCGTCAggatcaaatttaaaaaaaaagaatgcaaACGGAAATCCTGTACCCCGTACATCTGCAAGTACTACTATTA GCAAGGATTCAAATACAAATAGTAAAGAAAAAACTCCGAGCAAGAAAATTGCAGCATTTGACAAAAGTG gGATACTAACAGTGGCTCAAATCAATAGTTTGTCTGACAGGGACTTAATCGTTCATTCAATAT TGCTGATGCAGACGATTCTAACAAATCAGAtcagaaaaaaagttaacgaAGGTACGAAGACTACGCGCTTTGAGGAGAAAACAAATGAATTATTTGATATAGGAATACTGATCAAAGAGAAATTTCCTTTGCGCTCAAAGGCACAGTTTGATGTATTCAACAATCATTTGAAGACCGACAATGAATTCAGAATGAGATTT AAAAAATACTTCGAGTCACTAGGCGAAAATGATGGTGCTGCAATTGCGCGTAACATCCTCAGATTAATTATAACTGATAACGTAGGAGTTTTATATAGTCTAAAAGGCCAgttagagaaagagagatttgATGACAAACCGTTCTACCATATTTTAGAGG ctGCTGCTATGAAATGCACtgtgaaaaataaagtgaagGACATTCGAACAGCCGTTGGCAATTGGCTAAAATCAAGTAAAGGAAGAATAGACGCAAG GCTGGAAAGtgaagcgaaaaaaagagaacaaGAAAAGAACGAAAACCTCGAGAATAAAGGaaaaaacgaaagaaaatCAAGAAAACGAAG caAAGTTGACCCGATTTTAAGCGAAGATGACTCATATGATGAAGAGGACTCATAA